One Pocillopora verrucosa isolate sample1 chromosome 10, ASM3666991v2, whole genome shotgun sequence genomic window carries:
- the LOC131774843 gene encoding pyridoxal phosphate phosphatase PHOSPHO2 isoform X2 — protein sequence MQCVHQSKVCYVGEQCKLLAIFDFDHTLVDGNTDTWITKMLPSTMQIIREHQQNGWCWTNIMDKVFGILHEGNISKDDYVRCFESLQFTEGMKDVCHFLQSQKIPTIIISDSNSYFIDHLLERDSLQNAFCGTYTNPAVWCSNGRLNVKHHHEHDCNQCPQNLCKRKVVNKHLAEQNLSYEHIVYIGDGHGDLCPCLALKKGDYILARKGYKLLKCLQGENQSEAKAEVVPWENGFDVLKMFQKLCET from the exons ATGCAATGTGTTCATCAGTCAAAAGTATGTTAT GTTGGTGAACAGTGTAAACTTTTGGCCATTTTTGACTTTGATCATACCCTTGTGGATGGCAACACAGACACATGGATAACAAAAATGCTTCCTTCAACCATGCAGATTATCCGAGAACATCAACAGAATGGTTGGTGTTGGACTAATATCATGGACAAGGTCTTTGGAATTCTCCATGAAGGAAATATAAGCAAGGATGACTATGTGAGGTGTTTTGAATCTCTACAATTCACAGAAGGAATGAAGGATGTTTGTCACTTTCTGCAGAGCCAAAAAATACCAACAATAATTATATCTGACTCAAACAGTTACTTTATTGATCACTTACTGGAGCGTGACTCTCTGCAAAATGCTTTCTGTGGCACTTATACAAATCCAGCAGTGTGGTGCAGCAATGGACGTTTAAATGTCAAGCATCATCATGAACATGACTGTAACCAATGTCCACAGAATCTCTGCAAACGGAAGGTTGTTAACAAGCATCTGGCTGAGCAAAATCTAAGTTATGAGCATATTGTTTATATTGGAGATGGGCACGGAGATCTCTGTCCCTGTCTGGCATTGAAGAAAGGAGATTACATTCTGGCAAGAAAAGGatataaacttttaaaatgtttgcaAGGTGAAAACCAGTCAGAAGCTAAAGCAGAAGTTGTTCCATGGGAAAATGGCTttgatgttttgaaaatgtttcaaaagttaTGTGAAacttaa
- the LOC131774843 gene encoding pyridoxal phosphate phosphatase PHOSPHO2 isoform X1, translating to MLRRALSLMSKKVGEQCKLLAIFDFDHTLVDGNTDTWITKMLPSTMQIIREHQQNGWCWTNIMDKVFGILHEGNISKDDYVRCFESLQFTEGMKDVCHFLQSQKIPTIIISDSNSYFIDHLLERDSLQNAFCGTYTNPAVWCSNGRLNVKHHHEHDCNQCPQNLCKRKVVNKHLAEQNLSYEHIVYIGDGHGDLCPCLALKKGDYILARKGYKLLKCLQGENQSEAKAEVVPWENGFDVLKMFQKLCET from the exons ATGTTGAGGAGAGCTCTTTCTTTGATGTCTAAGAag GTTGGTGAACAGTGTAAACTTTTGGCCATTTTTGACTTTGATCATACCCTTGTGGATGGCAACACAGACACATGGATAACAAAAATGCTTCCTTCAACCATGCAGATTATCCGAGAACATCAACAGAATGGTTGGTGTTGGACTAATATCATGGACAAGGTCTTTGGAATTCTCCATGAAGGAAATATAAGCAAGGATGACTATGTGAGGTGTTTTGAATCTCTACAATTCACAGAAGGAATGAAGGATGTTTGTCACTTTCTGCAGAGCCAAAAAATACCAACAATAATTATATCTGACTCAAACAGTTACTTTATTGATCACTTACTGGAGCGTGACTCTCTGCAAAATGCTTTCTGTGGCACTTATACAAATCCAGCAGTGTGGTGCAGCAATGGACGTTTAAATGTCAAGCATCATCATGAACATGACTGTAACCAATGTCCACAGAATCTCTGCAAACGGAAGGTTGTTAACAAGCATCTGGCTGAGCAAAATCTAAGTTATGAGCATATTGTTTATATTGGAGATGGGCACGGAGATCTCTGTCCCTGTCTGGCATTGAAGAAAGGAGATTACATTCTGGCAAGAAAAGGatataaacttttaaaatgtttgcaAGGTGAAAACCAGTCAGAAGCTAAAGCAGAAGTTGTTCCATGGGAAAATGGCTttgatgttttgaaaatgtttcaaaagttaTGTGAAacttaa
- the LOC131774841 gene encoding transmembrane protein 198-like produces the protein MSPATYAVLLFLMAAVSGVRGINSTVSQGVGNSSLQTNLSTTVMPITQVSTDLPVNATDTTPGIKKGKCYDFDVFVLNNQLNIPYTVTCCIAVLCGFYLILFGYRFFKCSLFLLGFLHATFVTYVISINHADLPMWGIVAVSAAVGVFCGLLTMFCSYCGLFLAGLGLGFFIGVAIFFVISTFYHVTLVWIPFGVLLGLSLIFSLLTLRWQKGFFIVATSLIGAALITGGVDYFTEEFVLLNYTRHHIMAGDVQVECWVTWIILAIWPVMFILGNVVQFCKTGRSFSHKKRSDSVSLQGEDKAMKRYRSLNMNGDVVAKSYYTKDEDERRPTEV, from the exons ATGAGTCCTGCAACATATGCAGTGCTGCTGTTTCTTATGGCAGCAGTGTCTGGTGTAAGAGGAATAAACAGCACAGTAAGCCAAGGTGTAGGAAACAGTAGCTTACAAACCAACCTTAGCACCACGGTTATGCCGATAACACAGGTCTCTACAGATCTGCCAGTCAATGCTACTGATACTACTCCAGGGATAAAGAAGGGAAAATGCTATGACTTTGATGTGTTTGTCCTGAATAACCAACTCAACATACCTTACACTGTCACTTGCTGTATTGCTGTCCTCTGTGGATTTTATCTGATTTTATTTG GTTACAGATTCTTCAAGTGCAGCCTTTTCCTCTTGGGATTCCTACATGCCACCTTTGTCACTTACGTCATCTCTATAAACCATGCTGACCTGCCTATGTGGGGTATTGTTGCCGTCAGTGCAGCTGTTGGAGTATTCTGTGGTCTTTTGACAATGTTCTGCTCATACTGTGGTCTATTCCTGGCAGGATTAGGTCTTGGATTTTTCATTGGTGTAGCCATATTTTTTGTCATCTCAACATTTTACCATGTGACTCTTGTGTGGATACCATTTGGGGTTCTCCTTGGCTTAAGTTTGATCTTCAGTTTATTGACATTAAGATGGCAGAAAGGATTCTTCATTGTGGCAACGTCTCTCATTGGTGCTGCACTGATAACAGGTGGTGTGGACTATTTCACTGAAGAGTTTGTGCTTCTCAATTACACCCGACACCACATCATGGCAGGTGATGTCCAGGTGGAGTGTTGGGTGACATGGATCATCCTAGCAATATGGCCTGTCATGTTCATCCTTGGAAATGTGGTGCAGTTCTGTAAAACAGGAAGAAGTTTCAGTCACAAGAAAA GATCAGACTCTGTCTCTCTCCAAGGTGAAGATAAAGCCATGAAGAGATACCGCAGCCTCAACATGAATGGCGATGTTGTTGCTAAG TCCTATTATACAAAAGATGAAGATGAAAGACGTCCCACTGAAGTATAA